Below is a window of Vallicoccus soli DNA.
ACCTCGTCCTCGCGGCCACGAGCGTCCAGGTGCCGCGCTACGTCCCCGAGGTGCGCCTGCACCTCGCCGACGACATGACGCTGCTGTGGCAGCGCATGGAGCGCGAGACGGGGGCCACCGGCACCGAGCCGCCGTACTGGGCCGCCGCCTGGGCGGGCGGGCAGGCCGTCGCCCGGCACGTGCTGGACGCCCCGGAGGTGGTGCGGGGCCGCACGGTGCTCGACCTCGCCACCGGGTCCGGGCTCTGCGCGGTCGCCGCGGCGCTGGCCGGGGCGCGGCACGTCACGGGCGTCGACGTCGACCCGTGGGCGGTCGCGGCGCTGCGGGAGAACTGCCTCCTCAACGGCGTCTCGGTGGAGCCGGTCCTCGCCGACCTGCTCGACGGGCCGCCCGCGACGGCCGACGTGGTGCTGGCCGGGGACGTGAGCTACGAGCGGGGCATGGCCTCGCGGATGTACGCGTGGCTGCGGCGCTGCCACGACGCCGGGTGCGACGTGCTGGTCGGCGACCCCGGGCGCGCGTTCCTGCCGCCGGGGCTCGTCGAGGTGGCGCGATACGACATCGTCGGCGACCCGGTCCTGGAGAACGCCGGGGTGCGCCGGGCGGCGGTGTACCGGCTGGGGTGACGCGGCCCGCGCCCGGACCGACCCGCCGGGGGCACGGGTAGCCTCGGCGGAGGTGGCGCCGGGTCGGCCGGGCCGGGACCCGCGGGGGCGTGCGTGGTGGCGGAGCAGCAGGACGGCGGGTCCGGGCGGCCGCGCCGCGGGGGCCTGCGCGGGCTCGTCGACCGCGCGCTGCTCACCGTCTGGGGCCCGCCCGACCTCGACCCCTCGGTGCGCCGCCGCAGCCCCCTCGAGGGCACCGAGTGGGACCCGCAGGTGCGCAAGGCGCGCCGCGCCGAGCGGCGCCGCCGGGGCTGACCCCCCGAGACGCCGTGGCGCGGCGGCCCTCGGCGCGGACGTCGCACCCCTCCCCGCCGTGATCATGCGCGGAGGGCGCACCCCCGCGCCGCACGGGCCGCCGGCCGAGGACGGCACCGGCACCGCCGCGCCATCCGCGCATGACCACGGCAGGACTGAGGACGGACCGGCCGCCGCCGGCGTCTCGGGGCGGGCGCCTACCCCCGCGCGAGGTGCCGGGCGATGACCATGCGCTGGATCTGGTTCGTGCCCTCGAAGATCTGCATGACCTTGGCCTCGCGCATGTACCGCTCGACGGGGAAGTCCCGCGTGTAGCCGGCACCGCCGAGCACCTGCACCGCGTCGGTGGTCACCCGCATCGCCGCGTCGGTGGCGACGAGCTTGGCGATGCTGGCCTGCCGCGAGTACGGCTTCCCCGCGTCCTTGCGCCGGGCCGCGTCGAGCACCGTGGCGCGCGCGGACTCGACGGCCGCGGCCATGTCCGCGAGCAGGAAGCCGAGGCCCTGGTGGTCGATGATCGCCTTGCCGAACGCCTGGCGCTCCTTCGCGTACGCCACCGCGTCGTCGAGCGCGCCCTGCGCCAGCCCGACGGCGACCGCCGCGATCCCGAGCCGGCCCGAGTCGAGCGCGGAGAGCGCGATGGGCAGCCCCTGCCCCTCCTCGCCGAGGCGCCGGTCCGCGTCGACGCGGACGCCGTCGAACCACATCGTCGCGGTCGTCGACCCGGTGAGGCCCATCTTCTGCTCCGGCGGCGCCGCGCTCAGCCCCGCGGCGTCGCCCGGCACGAGGAAGCACGAGACCCCGCGGGACCGGTCGTCGGAGGTCCGCAGGAACGCCGTGTAGGAGTCGGCGTGCCCGCCGTGGGTGACCCACGCCTTGGCGCCGTCCAGGACGTACGCGTCGCCGTCGCGCCGCGCGGTCGCCCGCATCGCCGCCGGGTCCGAGCCCGCGTGGCTCTCCGACAGGCAGTACGCCCCCAGCAGGTCGCCCGCGAGCAGGTCCGGCAGCCACCGCTCCTGCTGCTCCGGCGTCCCGGCCGTGGCGAGCGGGAAGCAGGTCAGCCCGTGGACGCTGACGCCCACCGCCACGCTCGCCCAGACGGCGCCGAGCTCCTCGAGCACCTGCAGGTAGACCTCGTACGGCTGCCCCGCACCGCCCTGCTCCTCGGGGTACGGCAGCCCGAGCAGGCCGCTCTTGCCCAGCAGGGCGAAGACGTCGCGGGGGAAGCGCTCGTCCCGCTCGTCCTGGGCGACCCGCGGCGCCAGCTCGTCGCGGGCGATCTCGCGCACGAGGTCGAGGAGCTCGGCGGCCTCCTCGGTGGGGAGCAGGCGCTCGACGGGCACGGGGTCCTCCTGCGGCGTCCGCGGCCGCTCCGGTGCGGCCGCTCCGCGGCTACGGTACGGCCCGTGAGCGCCGCCGCCGAGCCAGAGCCCGCCCACGAGCCCACCGACCGTCCGGTCGACCAGCCCCGCGACCAGCCCCGCGACCAGCCCCGCGACCAGCCCCGCGACCAGCCCGTCGACCGGACGGGCCACGTCATGGTCCTGTCCGGCGGGAGCCGCGGCATCGGCCTGGCGATCGCGGTGCGCTGGGCCCGCGGCGGCGGCGACGTCGTCCTGCTCGCCAAGACGGCGGCGCCGCACCCCCGGCTCGAGGGCACGCTCGCCACGGCGGCCGCCGCGGTGGAGGAGGCCGGCGGGCGGGCCCTGCCGGTCACCGGCGACGTGCGGTCCGACGAGGACGTGGCGCGCGCGGTGGCCGCGGCCGTGCAGCGGTTCGGCGGCGTCGACGTCGTCGTCAACAACGCCAGCGCGATCGACCTGTCCGGCGTCCGCGACCTGCCCATGAAGCGCTACGACCTGCTGCAGGACGTCGACGCGCGGGGGACGTACCTGCTGACGGCCACCTGCGTGCCGCACCTCGAGGAGAGCGCGCGGGCCGGGCGCCGCCCGCACGTGCTCACGCTCTCGCCGCCGATCGACCTGGACCCGCGCTGGTTCGACCCGATGACGGCGTACGCCATGGCGAAGTACGGGATGAGCATGTGCACGATCGGCTTCGCCCGCCAGCTCGCCGGCGCGGGGGTCGCCGTGGACTCGCTGTGGCCGCGCACGACGATCGCGACCGCGGCGGTCGCGAACCTGCTCGGCGGGGAGGCCGCCCTGCGCCGCAGCCGGACCCCGGAGGTGGTCGCCGACGCCGCCTGGGAGCTGCTCACCCGCCCCGGCTGGTCCACGGGCGGCTTCCACGTCGACGAGGACGTGCTGCGCGCGGCCGGGACGAGCGACCTGTCGCGCTACCTCGCGCCCGGTGCGCGCGAGGAGGACCTGGCGACGGACTTCTTCCTGCCCGGCGGGGAGGTGCCGCCCCGCACCCCTTGACGGCGGACCTCCCGCGGCAGTTGCCTGTGCTTCCCAACACAGCACGTGGAGGTCCGATGACGCACCGCCGCAGATGGGCAGCAGCCGGGACAGGGACCCTGCTCGCCGCCGCCCTCGCCGTCACCACCCCGGGCGCGACCGCCGCGGGCCCGGCGAGCAGCGGCGTCGCCGCGGTCGTCGCGTCCGGCGAGCGGCTCGCCCCCGGCGAGACCGCGCTCGTCCGCCTGGCGGTGCCGGACCGCGCCGCGGCCGACCGCCTGGTCGCCTCCGGGGCCGACGTGGCGGCAGGCCCCAGCCGGCGCGGCGGCGTCGTGACCGTCGACGTGGTCCTCACCGGGCGCGAGCTGGCCGCGCAGCAGCGCGCCGGTGCCCGCCTGGTGCAGGTGGTGCAGCGCGAGGGGCAGGGCACCGCCCGGTACGCCGCCTCCGCCCGCGCCGCCGCCGCGGCAGCGCGGGGGCCGCAGCGGACCGCCGCGGCCCGCGCGGGCGCCGCCGACGTCGCGAACCCCGACGTCCTGGCCTTCGGCCAGGCGTACTGGTGGACGTCGAAGGGCCAGACCTTCGCGCAGGTGCAGGTGGGCACCTCCGCGACCGACGACCCGGACCTGGAGGTCGAGGTCACCTGGAGGACGGCGGACGGGCGGAGCGGCACGTTCCCGCTCGTGCGCTTCGTCGACGCGGGCGAGTACCAGTTCCACTACGCGCTGCCCGTGCCGGTGCCGGGGCAGCCCGTCGCGCTCACCGCCGCGTCGAGCCTCGGCGGCACGAAGACCGCGCGCCCGAGCGCCTGGCCCGGCACGACGCCGCCGGACCTGCCCGAGGGCTACCAGAGCGACTTCATCGACGCGTACATGGCGCCCACCGAGGTCAAGGCCCGCATCGCCCGGCTTGGGCGCCAGTACCGCGACCTCGTGACCGTCGTCGACCTGCCGCACCGGACGCAGGGCTACCGGCGGACGGCGACGGCGTACCTGGGCGACCCGGCGACCGCGGCCGTGGTCGTGGAGTCGGTCAAGTTCGGCGACCAGGGCATGAACGGCGTCGTCGTCCAGGCCGTGGACCCGGGCCGGCGGAACCGTCCGCTCACCGCCCGCTACCGCGACCGGGTCCTCACCGTGCAGCTGGCCACCGGCGCGGACGGAGCCGTCTACAGCACGGCGGACGACGTGGCCGAGCTCGTGAGCAAGCGCTTCCCGAACGTGTTCCGGGCCTTCGCCCGGGCCGGGCAGGGCGCCGGCGTCGTGCAGCCCTCGGCGGCCGCACGGCTCGACGACGGGCTCGACGCGCCCGCCGGCGTGAGCCGCCGCCCGTGGACCGTGCAGGCGCTGCGCATCGGCTACCACCGCGACGGGTCGCGGCCGGGCGTGCTCGCGTACTCGCAGGAGCACGCGCGCGAGTGGGCCACCCCGCTCGTCACGCTCGAGTTCGCCGAGCGGCTGCTGGCCAACGCCCGTACGGACGAGGGGACGCGCGAGCTCCTCGAGGAGACCGAGGTCTTCGTCATCCCGACCGTCAACCCGGACGGCGCCAACTACTCGTTCTACGACGAGAACTTCCAGCGCAAGAACCTCGACGACTGGTGCGAGGGCGCCCAGCGCGACCCCGCGAACGCCTCCCGGATCGGCGTCGACATCAACCGGAACTACGCGACGGGGTCGGTGTACGACGGCTACGCGGGCGGCAGCCTGGACTGCCTGTCCGGGACCGCCGCGGGCCCGGCGGAGCTGTCGGAGCCGGAGAGCCGCAACGTCATCGACCTGGCCCGGGCCAACCCGAGCATCCGCTACGCGCTCAACGTCCACAGCTACGGCGGCTACTTCATGTGGTCCCCGGGGGCGTACAAGGCCGAGGGTCGCGTGACGCTCCCCCGCCCGTCGATCGAGACCGCCGCGTCGTTCCTCTCCGACGCCAAGCGCATCGTCGGCGCGATCGCCCGCCACCGCGGCACCGTGACCTGGCCGTCGAACACCGGCCCGGTCGTCGACGTCCTCTACTCCGCGGCCGGCAACTCCGCGGACCAGCTCTACTACGACCTGGACATCACCGCCTGGGACTTCGAGGTCGGCAACGACCTCTGGGACCCGGAGGAGCAGGAGTGGCAGGCCGTCGGCTTCCAGCCGCCGTACGAGGAGGCGCACGAGGAGGCCATGGAGTACGCCGAGGGCCTCGTCGAGCTCGTGCGCATCGCCCGCGACGACGCGCAGGACGGCCGCTGACGCAGGGGTCCGCTGCACCCGCGCCGGCCGCGCCGCCCTCCCGGGCGGCGCGGCCGGTGCCGTACGGGCCGTCAGGCGGCGGGGCGCTGCTCCGCCCAGGCCGCGCGCAGCACGTCCTCGACGGGCGTGACCGGGCGCCCGGCGAGCCGCTCCAGGTCGGTGCTCGTCGTGGCGAGCTCGCCGCGCGCGGTGGTCGCCTCGAGGGCGGCGAGGAAGCCCGCCGTGCCCTCGTCGACGCCGGCGGCGGTGAGGGCCGCGACGTAGTCCTGCGGCGGCAGCGAGCGGTAGGCGACGTCCACGCCGGTCACGGCGCTCGCCGCGCGCGCGATCGCCGCGAAGTCGACGGCGGGGCCGCCGAGCTCGTGCACGTCGCCCGGTCGCCCCTCGGCGAGCACGGCCGCGGCGGCAGCGGCGTAGTCGGCGCGTGCGGCGACGGAGACGCCGGCGTCCCCCGCCGCTCCGAGGAGGGTGCCCGTCGCGGCCCAGGTGCCGAGCTGGGCGGCGTAGTTCTCGGTGTACCAGCCGTTGCGCAGCAGCGCGTGCGGGACGCCGGACGCGGCGAGCAGCTCCTCGGTCGCCTCGTGGTCCGGGGCCAGCGGGTTCGAGGTGCGCCCCGCGCCGAGGATGCTCGTGTACGCCAGCAGCTCCACGCCCGCCTCGCGGGCCGCGTCGACGACCGCGCGGTGCTGCGGCACCCGGCGGCCCGGCTCGCTCCCGCTGACGAGCAGCAGGCGGCGCACCCCGGACAGGGCGGCCCCCAGGGTGCCGGGCCGGTCGTAGTCGGCCTCGCGCACCTCGACGCCCAGCGCGGCCACGTCCCCGGCCCGCTCCGGGGCGCGCACCAGGGCCGCGACCTCTCCGGCGGGCGCGCCGCGCTCGAGCAGCGCGTGGATCACGAGGCGGCCGAGGTGGCCGGTGGCGCCGGTGACGGCGTAGGTGGGCACGGGTCCTCCGGGTGGGCGGGGCGGTTTGCGCAGGGGGAACCCCGCGGCGGCACGGGCTGTTCCGGGGCCGGCGAGCCGTCCACGCCCGCGCCCGGGGTGCCGACGCTCACACCCGGGAACCCCGCCGGGCGGCGGGCCGGCGGGTAGCCTGGACGGGTTCCCGGGCGGCACCACGTCGCCCCTCCCGCGGGCGGACCGCCCGCCAGGTCGCAGGCGCGACGCGCATCCCGACACCAGGGCCGTACCCCGGCCCGCACCGGGCTGCCCTGCCGACGCGGCCTCAGCACGCATCGGAGCTCCATGCCCCACGGCACCACCAGCACGTCCGGCACGACCCGCCCCACCCCCCGCAGCACCGCCCGGCCGCAGCACCGCCCGGCCGCAGCGCGGACCACGTACGGCCGGCGCCCCGCGCCCCGCCCGACCGGTCCGGACCCGCTCGAGCAGCTGTTCACCGCGTCGGCCGAGGCCTTCGACGCGACCGCGGAGCTGCCCTCGTTCCACGACCTCGGCCTGCCGCAGCCGCTCGTCACCGCGCTGGAGCGGCGCGGCATGCACGCGCCGTTCGCCATCCAGGCCCGCGTCATGCCCGACGCGCTCGCCGGGCGGGACGTCCTCGGCCGCGCCCAGACCGGCTCCGGCAAGACGCTCGGCTTCGGCCTGCCGATGCTGACCCGCCTGGCCGGCGGCACCCGCGAGAGCCGCCGCCCGCGGGGCCTCGTCCTCGTCCCGACCCGCGAGCTGGCCAACCAGGTCCGCGACGCGCTCGGCCCGCTGGGGCACGCGCTCGACCTGCGCCTCGGCGTCGTCGTCGGCGGCGCCCCGTACAGCCGGCAGATCGAGCAGCTGCGCCGCGGCGTCGACGTGCTCGTCGCCACCCCGGGCCGGCTCATCGACCTGCTCGACCGCGGCGAGGTGCGCCTCGACGCCGTCGAGGTCACCGTGCTCGACGAGGCCGACTACATGGCGGACCTGGGCTTCCTGCCCGCGGTCACGCAGATCCTCGACCTCACCCCCGCGGGCACGCAGCGCCTGCTCTTCTCGGCCACGCTGGACAGCGGCGTGCGCCGGCTCGTCACCGCGTACCTGCGCGACCCGGCGGCTCACGCGGTCGCCGACGCCACGTCGCACGTCGAGAACATGGAGCACCGGGCGTACGTCGTGCGCCCGCACGAGAAGCTCGCCGTCCTCGCCGAGATCGCCCAGCGCCCGGCGCGCACGCTGTTCTTCGCGCGGACCAAGCAGGGCGCCCAGCGCCTCGCCGACCAGCTCGTCGAGGCGGGCGTGCCGGCGACGGCGATCCACGGCGACCTGCCGCAGGGCGCGCGCCAGCGCGCGCTCGGCGCCTTCGCCGCGGGCCGCAGCCGCGTGCTCGTCGCCACGGACGTCGCCGCGCGCGGCATCCACGTCGACGAGCTCGACCTCGTCGTGCACGTGGACCCGCCGGCGGACCACAAGGACTACCTGCACCGCTCCGGCCGCACGGCGCGCGCGGGCACCGCGGGCGTCGTCCTGTCGATCCTGCTGCCGGGGCAGCGCCGCACCGCCGCCCAGCTGTTCGACCGGGCCGGCGTCGAGGCCGACATGCGGTACGTCGCCCCCGGCGACGAGCTCGTCCGCGAGCTCGCCGAGTCCGGCGAGCCGGTCGTCGTCAAGGAGGAGCCGCGCCGGTCCTCCGGCCCGCGCCGCTCCGGCCCCCGCCGCCCGGGCGGGCGCTACCGGGGCGAGCGCAGCGACCGCGGCGAGCGGGGCGAGCGCAGCGAGCACCGGGGTCCGCGCCGACCGCGGGCCGACGCCGCCTGATCGCCCACCACGGGTAGCGCAGAAGGCGCCCCTGTCGCGCTAGGTCCGCGACAAGGGCGCCTTCTGCGCTACCGGGCCGGGGGGGCGTCGCCCAGCCCATCGACGACACGGCCGTGCTGCGCGTGCGGCCGAAGTCCAGCCGGCGGGCGAGCTCGCCGTACGTGGTCCGGCCGCGGCGGGCGCGCACGACGTCCGCGACCAAGCGGAGCGCGCCGCAGCACGGGCCCGGCCCGACCACCTCGCGCACCTCGACGCCGTGCTCCCGGAGCAGGCGCCGCGCGACTCGTCCGGCGTGATGGACATCGACCAGCCGTGCAGGGCGTCCTCGGACACCCGCGTCTAGGACCACTCCTGCACGACCTCGACCCCCCGGCAGCCGGCTGGTGCGGGTGCGGTCGACCGTGTCGAAGAGGTACGTGCCCCCGCGCGCCGGGACGCGCGCCGTCTCCGCCACCACCCGGGGCAGGTCGTCGACGTGCTCCAGGACGTCGCAGCAGTACACGACGTCGAAGCCGCGTTCCTCCACCGGCAGCGACTCCCCCGCGCCCACCCGGTCGTCGATCGCGAGCCCCGACGCCTCCGCGTGCCGGCGCGCCGTCGCGACCGACACCGCCGACGGGTCGACGCCGGTCACCCGGAGGCCGAGGCGGGCGAACTCCTCGGCGAGGAAGCCGCAGCCGATGTCGAGCGCGCGCAGCCCGTGCACCCCCGCGCCGTAGCGCTGCTCCAGCACGGTGCTCCTGCTGCCGCCCGGCCGCCAGGGGCAGCAGTCGGGCACGGGACGGGCTCGGAGGAGGACACTGCGCCCATGATCGGACGGCTCGAGAAGACGGTGCTCGACTGCCCCGACCCGCGGGCGCTGGCGGCGTTCTACGCCGAGGTGCTCGGGATGCGGGTCACCGAGGACTCCCCGGACTGGGTGGTGCTCGGGCGCCGCCCCGGCGACCGCGACCTGGCGTTCCAGCGGGCGGAGCCGTACGACCCGCCGGACTGGCCCCACCCCGGGCACCCGCAGCAGGAGCACCTCGACGTCCGGGTCGACGACGTGGACGCGGCGGAGCGCTCGGTGCTCGCGCTCGGTGCGCGGCGACTGCCCGCCGAGCGCGAGGAGGGCTTCCGGGTGTTCGCCGACCCGGCGGGGCACCCGTTCTGCCTCCTCTTCGGCTGAGCGGCCCGGGACAGGACGCGACGGCTTCACCCGTACGGCCCACGCGACCACGGCGACCGGCCTACGGTCTGCGGCAAGGCGGCGTCGTCCGCGCCGCCTCGCCGCAGCGAGGAGGCTGCCATGCCCCGACGCGTCGTCCGCACCGTCCTGCTGCTGGCCCTGCTGGCCCTGGTGACTGCCGGGGTCGCCGCACCGCCGGCGGTGGCCGTGGAGCCCGTTCCCACCCGCGTGACCGCCGTCGCGACCCCCACCACGGTGCAGGAGGGCGGGGAGGTCCGGGTCACCGCCACGGTGACGACGGAGGCGGGGGAGGCCGTCACGAGCGGTCGGGTCTGGTTCCTGGTCGGCGATGACGCCCTGTCGTGCCACGGTGAGCTCCGGCCCGTCGACGGGTCCGGCCGGGCGACCGCCAGCGTGAGCATGGTGACGTTCGAGGACCGCAAGGTGCACGTGCGCTTCGAGGGGACGGAGACGTACCAGCCGTCCGGTGCGGACGTCCCGATCCGGATGCTGCCCGTCCTGCTCCCGACGCAACTGACGCTCGACGTGCAGCCGGACCTGTGGTTCGGCACTGCGGTGCTCGTCGGTGACGCGGACGGCGGCCGGCACTGGAGCTGCGGCTACTACGACGACGTCCACAACGGCGGCGTCAGGTTCTACGAAGGCGGGGTCCTCCTCGGCGAGGGCGTGTCCGACGACTGGCTCGACGATCCCGCTCTGGTGGGGGCCATCCTGGCACCGGGGCGGCACCAGGTCCGCGCGGAGGTGCCGCCCAGCGACAGCTACATGGGGCGGGACATGGGCCCTGGGTGGGGCCCCAGCTCAGCTACCTCCACGATCACCGTCACCGCCGAGGGGGCCACGGCGAGCCGTGAGCTGGTGCTGAACCCGTCCTTCGAGCGCGACCTCGTGGGCTGGCGCACCACCGGCGCCTCGATGGCACAGGTGCGGCACGCGGGCGCCCGCGACGGCGAGCAGGTGGCGCGCGTCGCTCGCACCGCAGGCGCCGCGTACGGGTTCGCGGGCAGCGCGCCCACGGTGGTGGCGACCAACGGCGGCGCCACCTACGTCGCCTCCGCGCGGGTGGCCGCCGCAGCGGCCAGCAGCGCCGGCGCTCGACTGGGGCTGATGCTGACGGAGCGCGCGCCGGGCGGCGCGGTGCTGCGTGAGACGCGCCGTGACGTCGCTCTCACGACGGGGTGGCGCCGGGTGGCGGTGGCGGCCGTGGCGTCGCGGGGCGGCAGCTCGCTGAGCCTCCGCCTCGAGCAGTCGGGTGCCGTTGCCGGTCATGCCTTCCTCGTCGACGCCGTCAGCCTGAGGGAGGCGTCGCGCAAGCCCGGCATCCCCGGGACGCTCACGACGTACAGCGCCGGGACGGACTGGACGCCGCTGACGGCCGAGGCGAAGCGCGCAAGCCGGCGCACGACCGGGGAGCCGCTCGAGCTGGCCGCGCTGTCGGCGTACCTCGACGGCCGGGGCGCCCGCGCGGGGCGGCAGGTGCTGCGCGGCGTCGTCTACCGCGACGCGGGCGGCGAGCCCGGCACGCTCGTGGGCACGACGAACCCGGTCGCGGTGGGAGCGGGTGCGCCGGCGGGGTGGCGGGCCCTGCGGTTCGACGTCCCGGTCGAGCTGCCCGCCGGCGCGTACTGGTTCGGCCTGCTCTCCGGCGGCACGGGCGGCGTCGCCCGCTACCTCGCCCAGGACTCCCCCGGCGCCCTGCGCACCGGCGGCGACCGCTGGTCCGACGGACCCACCAGGCTCTTCGGGCCGTCCCGCACGGACGCGAAGGACATGCTCCTGCACGGGGTCGGCGGCTGACCGCCCCCCTCGTGCATGATCGCGCCCGGGTGGGGCGTGCCTCCCCCGGCAGCGCCCGGGCGCGGGCTAGCGTCCTGCGGTGACCTACGGCCCCACCTCCCTCAGCGACCTCACCGCGGCCCGCCGCAAGCCCCCGGCGCCGGAGGTGCAGGCCGAGCACGGGCTGGTGGTGGAGGACGTCGAGACCGGGTTCTGCGGCGCGGTCGTGCGGGTGGAGAAGGTGCCGCTCGGGATGACGGTGACGCTGGAGGACCGGCGGGGGAAGGTGCGCAGCTTCCCGCTCGGGCCGGGGTTCCTGCTCGACGGCCGCCCGGTGGTCCTCGTCCGGCCCCGCCCGCAGCAGCAGGCGCCCGCCGCGCCGGCGCGCACCGCCTCGGGCTCGGTGGCGGTGGCCGGGGTGCGGGCGCGGGTGGCGCGCGAGAGCCGGATCTACGTCGAGGGCAAGCACGACGCCGAGCTCGTGGAGCGGGTGTGGGGCGACGACCTGCGCATCGAGGGCGTCGTTGTGGAGCACCTCGGCGGCGTCGACGACCTGCCCGCGGTGGTGCGCGACTTCCGGCCGGGCCCCGGCCGGCGCCTCGGGGTGCTCGTGGACCACCTCGTGCCCGGCTCGAAGGAGCAGCGGATCGCCGACGAGGTGGCCCGCGGGCGGCACGGCGGCGACGTCCTCGTCGTGGGGCACCCCTTCGTCGACGTCTGGCAGGCGGTGAAGCCGTCCTCGCTCGGGATCGCCGCGTGGCCGCAGGTGCCGCGCGGCACCGACTGGAAGGAGGGCGTCGTCGCGGCCCTGGGCTGGGGCGTGCCGACGTGGGAGGCGTGGAAGCGGGTCCTCGCCGCCGTCGACTCGTACGCCGACCTCGAGCCCGCCCTGCTCGGCCGGGTCGAGGAGCTCATCGACTTCGTCACCGCGCCGGGGCCCGGCGGCGCCTAGCCTGGCGGGGACCAGCGCCGCGCCGAGCAGGAGGCACCCGTGGGCCACCCGTACGGACCGTCGTCCCCCTACGGCCGCGAGCCGTCGCCGCTCGGGCAGGGCGCGATGCGCCCGGAGGACGAGCGCACCTGGGGCGCGGTCGCGCACCTGTCCGGGGTCCTCGCCGCCTGGCTCGCGCTGGGCTTCCTCGGCCCGCTCGTCGTGCTCGCGGTGCAGGGGGGCCGCTCGCCCTTCGTGCGCCGGCACGCGACGGAGGCGCTGAACTTCCAGCTCACCCTGCTCCTGCTCACCGTCGTGGCGTCCGTGCTCGCCATCGTCACGCTCGGCGTCGGCCTGCTCGTCGTGCTGCCGATCGGCGTGGTCGTGCTGGTGTACGCGCTCGTCGCGACGGTCCGCGCCACGGTGCGGGCGAGCAGCGGGCGCGACTACCGCTACGGCCTGTCCTGGCGCATCGTCCGCTGAGCGGGGCCGCGACGCCCACGGCCGCGCGACCCTGACGCGCCGTCGGGGTCCGGGGTCAGGGGACGACCGGGGTGCGCACCCGATGCGCCCTGGGTGCCCGCGCGCCGAGCATGGGAGCACCGAGAGAGGAGCACACCCCATGACCGGCACCGAGACCCCGTACCCGACCCACGACCTGCGCGCCCCGCTCGCGCGCCCCACCGAGGAGGACCGCACCTGGGCGGGGGCCGCGCACGGCGGCGCCCTCGCCGGCGTCCTCGCCGGCGGCCTGTTCGGCGTCGTCGCGCCGATCACCGTCCTGCTCGCCCGCGGGCAGGACTCCCCGTACGTGCGCCGCCACGCGTCCGC
It encodes the following:
- a CDS encoding DUF4870 domain-containing protein is translated as MGHPYGPSSPYGREPSPLGQGAMRPEDERTWGAVAHLSGVLAAWLALGFLGPLVVLAVQGGRSPFVRRHATEALNFQLTLLLLTVVASVLAIVTLGVGLLVVLPIGVVVLVYALVATVRATVRASSGRDYRYGLSWRIVR
- a CDS encoding DUF3097 domain-containing protein, which codes for MTYGPTSLSDLTAARRKPPAPEVQAEHGLVVEDVETGFCGAVVRVEKVPLGMTVTLEDRRGKVRSFPLGPGFLLDGRPVVLVRPRPQQQAPAAPARTASGSVAVAGVRARVARESRIYVEGKHDAELVERVWGDDLRIEGVVVEHLGGVDDLPAVVRDFRPGPGRRLGVLVDHLVPGSKEQRIADEVARGRHGGDVLVVGHPFVDVWQAVKPSSLGIAAWPQVPRGTDWKEGVVAALGWGVPTWEAWKRVLAAVDSYADLEPALLGRVEELIDFVTAPGPGGA
- a CDS encoding Ig-like domain-containing protein, with the protein product MPRRVVRTVLLLALLALVTAGVAAPPAVAVEPVPTRVTAVATPTTVQEGGEVRVTATVTTEAGEAVTSGRVWFLVGDDALSCHGELRPVDGSGRATASVSMVTFEDRKVHVRFEGTETYQPSGADVPIRMLPVLLPTQLTLDVQPDLWFGTAVLVGDADGGRHWSCGYYDDVHNGGVRFYEGGVLLGEGVSDDWLDDPALVGAILAPGRHQVRAEVPPSDSYMGRDMGPGWGPSSATSTITVTAEGATASRELVLNPSFERDLVGWRTTGASMAQVRHAGARDGEQVARVARTAGAAYGFAGSAPTVVATNGGATYVASARVAAAAASSAGARLGLMLTERAPGGAVLRETRRDVALTTGWRRVAVAAVASRGGSSLSLRLEQSGAVAGHAFLVDAVSLREASRKPGIPGTLTTYSAGTDWTPLTAEAKRASRRTTGEPLELAALSAYLDGRGARAGRQVLRGVVYRDAGGEPGTLVGTTNPVAVGAGAPAGWRALRFDVPVELPAGAYWFGLLSGGTGGVARYLAQDSPGALRTGGDRWSDGPTRLFGPSRTDAKDMLLHGVGG